A segment of the Bernardetia sp. genome:
AAAAAATACTTTGCATAATATACTGTACATCGTGATAATAGATTTCAAACATCCACATATCAACTTGTGTAGTACCATGCTTTTCCGAACTGACATAAATCCAGTTTTTCTTACCAATTTCTTTATCGATACCGTCTGGGTTGGTTCTATTCTCAAAAAATGAGATAAACTCTTGAATAGTAAGTTGGTTTTTATCTACTTGAAGTGAATTACTTGTAATGAAGGAAAAGCTTAGGAAGCTAATAAGCACAATAGAAAATGTAAATTTCATTGAAATATTTTTAAGAGTATGTTAAAATTAAATAGTAATCATTTTTGTAGCTAAAAAAATCGTGCTAAAGTTAAGAACTATTTTTCTCCATACCTATCTTTTAGTTTTTTGTAAAACTGCTCTTTCGTATCAATTAGATAAATATTTCCAAAACTAGCATCATATTTCAAAGGCATATCATCTAGCATGCGATATAGAAAAAATATAGTATCATGGCAATTTTCTACTTCTAAATTTGAAAGATTATAATTGGAATATCCTTTTTCTTGATATAGTCTTTTTAAAAACAAATATTGACTTTCAGCTTCTTTAAAGGATTGATAAAGAGGAGCTTCTTCAAAACATATATCTTTTTCCCTACTCTGAATACAATAATATACTTCTTGTATTTTCATAAGTGAAGGCTCAAACCAATCATCTGAATTCCAATCTATTTCTTTTTTATATAAAGCATCATGCTTTTGTTTGAAAGCATAGAAAAATTTTATTTCTTCTCTACATTCTTGTATGTATGTAGATTGTCTTGCAATATCAGCAGATGTAGGCAAATACACTTCTAAGGTAATATCACTTTTAAGTTCTTTATTTACTCTTTGTATAAATTTACAATAATTTTCCTTCTTAATTTTTTGGCTAGGTTTGCAGCAAAACAGCCATAATAATGGTATTATCAGCCAAAATTTATTTATCTTCAACTTCATTAGTACTATAATTTTTTGTCTTTATCAAAAGAATTCAAATATAAAACGTATGCAAAAACTAAAAACTTTTATTGTAGAAGACGAACCTCTAGTAAGAGAAGAAATGATATGGCACGTTACGAATAACTCTTCTTTAGAATTTATGGGAAGTAGCGATTCTGTAAAAGGTGCATTAGAAAAAATACCCATTTTGAAACCAGACTTGTTATTGTTAGATATTCAACTCTCTGATGGAACGTCCTTTGAGATTTTGAACCAACTTCCTCAACTTGAATTTAGGTTCATATTTGTAACAGCTTTCGAACAACACACCATAAAAGCCATTCGTTATGGTGCTTTTGATTATCTTTTAAAGCCTGTAAATGACGATGAGTTTGCAATGGCTATAGAACGATTAAGAGAAAAAGTAGTAGCAGATTCTAGCGAACGACTAGCCCTAACCAATCAAGTTTATAGCAAAAAAGAACTGACTTTAGAAGACATGATTTCTATTTCCTCCATAGATTTTATACAAATGGTTAGTCTGAAAGATATTATTTTTTGTGAGAGTGACTCCTCTTATACAAAAATACATTTAAAGGATAATAAAATCATTGTTGCTTCCAAAACTCTAA
Coding sequences within it:
- a CDS encoding LytR/AlgR family response regulator transcription factor, with the translated sequence MQKLKTFIVEDEPLVREEMIWHVTNNSSLEFMGSSDSVKGALEKIPILKPDLLLLDIQLSDGTSFEILNQLPQLEFRFIFVTAFEQHTIKAIRYGAFDYLLKPVNDDEFAMAIERLREKVVADSSERLALTNQVYSKKELTLEDMISISSIDFIQMVSLKDIIFCESDSSYTKIHLKDNKIIVASKTLKFYEEVLPSEYFLRCHQSYLVNKYHIDKYLKTGYLLLKNGKNITVSVRRKEYILNRLIES